A window of the Streptomyces finlayi genome harbors these coding sequences:
- a CDS encoding ribonuclease HII, with protein sequence MPYEPPTHTVERSLRATTGARTIAGVDEVGRGAWAGPVTVCAAVTGLRRPPEGLTDSKLISSRRRAEMAPLLENWVTAYGLGHASPQEIDDLGMTAALRLAAVRALDGLPVRPDAVILDGKHDYLGDPWQVRTVIKGDQSCIAVAAASVIAKVHRDTMMAELGAESGEYTDFAFGANAGYPSPVHRAALEERGPTPHHRLSWSYLDALPRWQHLKKVRFSAEAAALESGGQLGFDF encoded by the coding sequence ATGCCGTACGAACCACCCACGCACACCGTCGAGCGCTCACTGCGCGCTACCACCGGTGCCAGGACCATCGCCGGTGTCGACGAGGTCGGACGCGGAGCGTGGGCCGGTCCCGTCACCGTCTGCGCTGCCGTCACCGGGCTCCGCCGACCCCCGGAAGGGCTCACGGACTCGAAGCTGATCAGTTCCAGACGCCGCGCCGAAATGGCTCCGCTGCTGGAGAACTGGGTCACCGCCTACGGGCTGGGACACGCCTCGCCGCAGGAGATCGACGACCTCGGCATGACGGCGGCGCTCCGGCTGGCGGCGGTCAGGGCCCTCGACGGTCTGCCCGTTCGGCCGGATGCCGTGATTCTCGACGGCAAGCACGACTACCTGGGAGATCCCTGGCAGGTCCGTACGGTGATCAAAGGGGACCAGTCCTGTATCGCCGTGGCAGCGGCTTCGGTGATCGCCAAGGTCCACCGGGACACGATGATGGCCGAACTCGGCGCGGAATCCGGGGAGTACACGGACTTCGCCTTCGGCGCCAACGCGGGATACCCGTCGCCGGTACACAGGGCCGCACTGGAGGAGCGGGGGCCCACGCCCCACCATCGCCTCTCCTGGTCCTACCTTGATGCGTTGCCGAGGTGGCAGCACCTGAAGAAGGTCCGATTCTCCGCCGAGGCGGCTGCACTGGAAAGCGGGGGCCAGCTCGGCTTCGACTTCTGA
- a CDS encoding DUF4153 domain-containing protein — protein sequence MSDQPSEAEPSRPDTPTSPRLSTSSGLSKSPEVSVAPEVSVTPGAGAVSGAGPTRARAAGEGTGASPVTGGAESDRTGPAPTHPGSPGPAPTHPGSPGPARPVPGQRQQPNPWHGVRPPGARSRLHPGPSIRVPAGTLWSVLATGLLSAVLLGDGLGPNLLIVAVPAALAAFFAALHAGRRPRPWTLTWAVGGLALLAVPALRDAGWPTFLALVSALALGSLALHGSRNWLGIFLGSVGLAGSAVPGLRWGWRGLRSQAEVSRERWSMVLRTTAVAVLLLIVFGTLFAGADAAFADLLGNLVPEVSIGDGPWRVFLFLLGVVGALAAAYTAAAPARWDQVTITPGPARGRVEWALPLIVLNLLFAAFIALQLAVLFGGYDKVLAETDLSYAEYARQGFWQLLWATLLTLLVIALALRWAPRGGPRDRTLVRGVLGVLCVLTLVVVASALRRMDLYVDAYGLTRLRISVAAMELWLGVVLVLIIAAGVFGARLLPRAVAVSAAVGVLAFGLVSPDGLIAEQNVQRHEDEKSIDIDYLRTLSADAVPALDRLPEPLRSCALARIERNLDRSDEPWYASSWGVTRARDIFAERSALERADECEGVGRYGTGGERGGERGGEGEGVDGEFYDPYDPY from the coding sequence ATGTCCGATCAACCGTCCGAGGCCGAGCCGAGCCGACCCGATACGCCTACGTCACCCCGACTGTCCACGTCATCCGGACTGTCAAAGTCGCCCGAGGTGAGCGTTGCTCCTGAGGTGAGTGTTACCCCCGGGGCCGGCGCTGTCTCCGGGGCCGGCCCCACGCGCGCACGGGCAGCGGGGGAAGGGACCGGCGCGTCGCCGGTGACCGGAGGCGCGGAGTCCGACCGAACCGGTCCCGCACCCACGCATCCCGGGAGCCCCGGTCCCGCACCCACGCATCCCGGGAGCCCCGGTCCCGCCCGCCCGGTTCCGGGGCAGCGGCAGCAGCCCAATCCGTGGCACGGCGTACGGCCCCCGGGCGCGCGGTCCCGTCTGCACCCGGGTCCCTCGATTCGAGTGCCGGCGGGAACGCTCTGGTCCGTCCTCGCCACCGGGCTCCTCAGCGCCGTCCTGCTGGGAGACGGCCTTGGCCCGAACCTCCTGATCGTCGCGGTACCGGCCGCGCTCGCGGCCTTCTTCGCCGCGCTCCACGCGGGGCGGCGGCCGCGCCCCTGGACGCTCACCTGGGCGGTCGGGGGCCTGGCGCTGCTTGCGGTGCCTGCCCTCCGGGACGCCGGCTGGCCGACCTTCCTCGCCCTGGTGTCCGCTCTGGCGCTGGGTTCGCTGGCGCTGCACGGAAGTCGCAACTGGCTGGGCATCTTCCTCGGTTCGGTCGGCCTGGCCGGCTCGGCCGTTCCCGGCCTGCGATGGGGGTGGCGAGGACTGCGGTCCCAGGCGGAGGTCTCACGCGAGCGCTGGAGCATGGTCCTCCGTACGACGGCGGTGGCCGTATTGCTGCTCATCGTGTTCGGAACGCTGTTCGCCGGAGCCGACGCGGCCTTTGCCGACCTGCTGGGCAACCTCGTCCCCGAGGTGTCGATCGGGGACGGCCCGTGGCGGGTCTTCCTGTTCCTGCTGGGTGTCGTCGGCGCACTGGCCGCGGCGTACACCGCGGCAGCCCCGGCCCGTTGGGATCAGGTCACCATCACGCCCGGCCCCGCCCGGGGGAGGGTGGAGTGGGCGCTTCCGCTGATTGTCCTCAATCTGCTCTTCGCGGCGTTCATCGCGCTCCAGCTCGCCGTCCTGTTCGGCGGATACGACAAGGTGCTGGCCGAGACCGACCTCTCCTACGCGGAGTACGCGCGCCAGGGCTTCTGGCAGTTGCTGTGGGCCACCCTGCTCACGCTTCTCGTGATCGCGCTCGCCCTGCGCTGGGCGCCGCGCGGCGGCCCCAGGGACCGGACGCTGGTACGCGGAGTGCTGGGCGTCCTGTGCGTGCTCACCCTCGTGGTCGTCGCCTCGGCGCTGCGCCGCATGGACCTCTACGTGGACGCGTACGGCCTCACCAGGCTGCGCATCTCCGTCGCGGCCATGGAGCTCTGGCTCGGCGTGGTGCTGGTCCTGATCATCGCCGCGGGCGTGTTCGGTGCGCGGCTGCTCCCGCGCGCTGTCGCCGTGAGTGCCGCCGTCGGTGTGCTCGCTTTCGGCCTGGTCTCGCCGGACGGGCTGATCGCGGAGCAGAACGTCCAGCGGCACGAGGACGAGAAGTCCATCGACATCGACTATCTGAGGACGCTCTCGGCCGATGCCGTACCGGCACTGGACAGGCTGCCGGAACCGCTGCGCTCCTGCGCGCTCGCCCGGATCGAGCGCAACCTCGACCGCTCGGACGAGCCCTGGTACGCCTCCAGCTGGGGTGTGACGCGGGCGCGCGACATCTTCGCGGAACGCAGCGCGCTGGAGCGTGCGGACGAGTGCGAAGGGGTGGGCCGTTACGGGACGGGCGGCGAACGGGGCGGCGAGAGGGGCGGCGAAGGGGAAGGCGTCGACGGCGAGTTCTACGACCCCTACGACCCTTACTGA